From a region of the Pukyongiella litopenaei genome:
- a CDS encoding CbiX/SirB N-terminal domain-containing protein: MAVIVSHGQPSEPDPPEAELAGLARQVAALLPGRDIRSATLAKPGALDAVLADAGPAPLIYPLFMTDGWFTRSALPKRVGNPAAHILAPFGADPSLPALARDILAETLAGRGWRADDTCLVIAAHGSGRSRNSARATEAFAEALAALLRFREVRLGYVEEPPYLGDVVFDTGAQAICLPFFAASGGHVQEDLPEALNLAGFPGARLDPLGIHARVPQLIAAALARAMQEQAA; this comes from the coding sequence GTGGCCGTGATCGTCAGCCACGGCCAGCCGTCCGAACCGGACCCGCCCGAGGCGGAACTGGCCGGGCTTGCCCGCCAGGTGGCGGCGTTGCTGCCGGGGCGCGACATCCGCAGCGCCACGCTGGCAAAACCCGGCGCGCTCGACGCGGTGCTGGCCGATGCCGGGCCCGCCCCGCTGATCTATCCGCTGTTCATGACCGATGGCTGGTTCACCCGGTCGGCCCTGCCCAAACGCGTCGGCAATCCGGCAGCGCATATCCTCGCGCCGTTCGGCGCCGATCCGTCACTGCCGGCGCTGGCCCGCGACATTCTCGCCGAAACGCTCGCCGGCCGGGGGTGGCGGGCGGATGACACCTGCCTGGTGATCGCCGCGCACGGATCGGGCCGCAGCCGCAACTCGGCCCGCGCCACCGAAGCCTTCGCCGAGGCGCTGGCGGCATTGCTGCGGTTCCGCGAGGTCCGGCTCGGCTATGTCGAGGAACCGCCCTATCTGGGCGACGTGGTGTTCGACACCGGCGCGCAGGCGATCTGCCTGCCCTTCTTTGCCGCGTCGGGCGGCCATGTGCAGGAGGACCTGCCCGAGGCGCTGAACCTCGCCGGTTTCCCCGGCGCGCGGCTCGACCCGCTCGGGATCCATGCGCGGGTGCCGCAACTGATCGCCGCGGCGCTGGCCCGCGCCATGCAGGAGCAAGCAGCATGA
- a CDS encoding cytochrome D1 domain-containing protein, with product MIRLISFSSALLLAASAAIADPAAIYRDNCADCHGAGRLGGIGPALIPETLKRMRGPKIEAVIADGRPATQMPGFADTMDEAAITELAAWLKTPLDAVPDWGPAQIAETLTPDPGYVAADAPVFDADPMNITLVVETGDHHVSVLDGDTFEVLDRFETPFAVHGGPKFSPDGRFVFIMSRDGWVQKYDIWSLHQVGRVRAGLNSRNIAISRDGKHLAVANYLPMALTLLSTADLSVEKVMPVISKTGMHSRVSAVYQAPQRDSFILALKDAPEIWEVATDPDAEPVYEGFVHSREKDMVEAIPSSEGLFARRRIEIAEPLDDFFFTDDYRHLIGAARDGARGVVVNLNVGREIAELPLPGMPHLGSGISWELDGRRVMATPHLKEGKLSIIDTTDWTVLKTIDTQGPGFFLRSHEDSPYFWADVFFGPNRDLMHVIDKQSLEIVRTLRPEPGATVAHVEFTRDGRYALVSVWEDDGAVIVYDANTLEEVRRLPMRKPSGKYNVFNKITFSEGTSH from the coding sequence ATGATCCGGCTCATCAGTTTTTCTAGCGCGCTGCTGTTGGCGGCGAGTGCCGCCATCGCCGATCCCGCCGCCATCTACCGCGACAACTGCGCCGACTGCCACGGGGCCGGCCGGCTGGGCGGCATCGGCCCGGCGCTGATCCCCGAGACGCTGAAACGGATGCGCGGCCCGAAGATCGAGGCGGTGATCGCCGACGGACGGCCCGCCACGCAGATGCCCGGCTTTGCCGATACGATGGACGAGGCGGCCATCACCGAACTCGCCGCCTGGCTGAAAACCCCGCTTGATGCGGTGCCCGACTGGGGGCCTGCGCAGATCGCGGAAACACTGACGCCCGATCCCGGCTATGTCGCCGCCGACGCCCCGGTATTCGACGCCGACCCGATGAACATCACGCTGGTGGTGGAAACCGGCGATCATCATGTCAGCGTGCTCGACGGCGACACGTTCGAGGTGCTGGACCGGTTCGAGACCCCCTTTGCCGTCCATGGCGGGCCCAAGTTTTCGCCCGACGGACGGTTCGTGTTCATCATGTCGCGCGACGGCTGGGTGCAGAAATACGATATCTGGTCGCTGCACCAGGTGGGCCGCGTGCGCGCCGGTCTCAACAGCCGCAACATCGCTATCAGCCGCGATGGCAAGCACCTGGCGGTCGCCAATTACCTGCCGATGGCGCTGACGCTGCTGTCCACCGCCGACCTGTCGGTGGAAAAGGTGATGCCGGTGATCTCCAAGACCGGCATGCACAGCCGGGTATCGGCGGTCTACCAGGCGCCGCAGCGCGACAGTTTCATCCTCGCGCTCAAGGACGCGCCCGAGATCTGGGAGGTCGCCACCGACCCCGACGCCGAGCCGGTCTATGAGGGGTTCGTCCATTCCCGCGAAAAGGACATGGTCGAGGCGATCCCGTCATCCGAGGGGCTGTTCGCGCGGCGGCGGATCGAGATTGCCGAACCGCTCGACGATTTCTTCTTTACCGACGATTACCGCCACCTGATCGGTGCCGCGCGCGACGGGGCGCGCGGTGTCGTGGTGAACCTGAACGTGGGCCGCGAAATCGCGGAACTGCCGCTGCCGGGGATGCCGCATCTGGGATCGGGCATCAGCTGGGAACTCGACGGGCGCCGGGTGATGGCCACGCCGCATCTGAAAGAGGGCAAGCTGTCGATCATCGACACCACCGACTGGACCGTGCTGAAAACGATCGACACGCAGGGGCCGGGGTTCTTTCTGCGCAGCCACGAAGACAGCCCCTATTTCTGGGCCGACGTGTTCTTTGGCCCGAACCGCGACCTGATGCATGTGATCGACAAGCAAAGCCTCGAAATCGTCCGCACCCTGCGCCCCGAACCCGGTGCGACCGTGGCGCATGTGGAGTTTACCCGCGACGGGCGCTATGCTCTGGTTTCGGTGTGGGAGGACGATGGCGCCGTGATCGTCTATGACGCCAACACGCTGGAAGAGGTTCGCAGGCTGCCGATGCGCAAGCCATCCGGGAAATACAATGTCTTCAACAAGATCACCTTTTCAGAAGGCACCAGCCACTGA